In a genomic window of Melopsittacus undulatus isolate bMelUnd1 chromosome 1, bMelUnd1.mat.Z, whole genome shotgun sequence:
- the FAM110B gene encoding protein FAM110B, producing MPTETLPTGSMVKPVSPAVTFTSAVPLRILNKGPDYFRRQAEPNPKRLSAVERLEADKAKYVKSQEVINAKQEPVKPAVLAKPPVCPAAKRALGSPTLKVFSNNAKTESGVQRENLKLEILKNIINSSEGSSSGSGHKHGPRNWPPHRADSTELNRHSFAESLKVYPTQGRSSPQESSSNVSRRLLDQSAETFLHVSHSSSDIRKVTSAKPLKAIPCSSSAPPLPPKPKIAAIATLKSPEIEAVESGCGISRRPSLQRSKSDLSDRYFRVDADVERFFNYCGLDPEELENLGMENFARANSDIISLNFRSASMISSDCEQSQDSNSDLRNDDSANDRVPYGISAIERNARIIKWLYSIKQARESQKVSHV from the coding sequence ATGCCTACAGAAACACTACCGACAGGTAGCATGGTGAAGCCGGTCAGCCCTGCCGTGACTTTCACATCTGCCGTTCCTCTCCGCATCCTGAACAAAGGACCCGACTATTTTCGCAGGCAGGCGGAGCCTAATCCCAAAAGACTGAGTGCAGTGGAGAGGCTGGAAGCCGACAAGGCAAAATATGTCAAGAGCCAGGAGGTCATCAATGCCAAGCAGGAGCCTGTGaagccagcagtgctggcaaAGCCGCCCGTCTGTCCTGCAGCCAAAAGAGCACTGGGGAGCCCCACCTTGAAAGTCTTCAGCAACAATGCAAAAACCGAGAGTGGTGTCCAGAGGGAAAATCTGAAGCTTGAGATTCTGAAGAACATCATCAACAGCTCCGAAGGCTCCAGCTCGGGTTCAGGGCATAAGCACGGTCCCCGAAACTGGCCACCCCACAGAGCCGATTCGACAGAGTTGAACAGACACTCATTCGCTGAATCTTTGAAGGTTTACCCCACACAGGGCCGTAGCAGCCCACAGGAGAGCAGCTCCAACGTCAGCAGAAGGCTCCTAGATCAGTCGGCAGAGACTTTCTTGCATGTCTCTCACAGCTCCTCAGACATTAGGAAAGTAACTAGTGCAAAGCCTTTAAAAGCAATACCCTGCAGTAGCTCAGCCCCGCCTTTGCCTCCGAAGCCCAAAATCGCTGCCATCGCCACCCTGAAATCCCCAGAGATTGAGGCAGTCGAGTCTGGATGCGGAATTAGCAGAAGACCCTCTTTACAGCGATCAAAATCAGACTTAAGCGACAGATACTTTCGTGTTGATGCAGATGTTGAACGGTTCTTTAACTACTGCGGACTGGATCCTGAAGAGCTTGAAAACCTCGGGATGGAAAACTTTGCAAGGGCTAACTCTGATATTATATCCCTCAACTTTCGCAGCGCAAGCATGATTAGCTCAGACTGTGAACAGTCTCAGGACAGCAACAGTGACCTTAGAAACGATGACAGTGCCAATGACCGTGTGCCATACGGCATTTCTGCCATTGAAAGGAATGCCAGAATCATCAAGTGGTTGTATAGCATCAAGCAAGCTAGAGAGTCACAGAAAGTGTCCCATGTGTGA